One Lentimicrobiaceae bacterium DNA window includes the following coding sequences:
- a CDS encoding phosphate ABC transporter ATP-binding protein has translation MGNPSKIKIQNLDLFIGKQQILKNINAEIPEKKITVILGPSGCGKTTLLKCMNRLTDLYPDIKVKGNVFIDDIDVLNTNEDITRIRQKMGLLSQRPYPLPMNIYKNVAYGLRISGRLNKNILDKRVENYLRQANLWEEVKDRLKDPASKLSIGQQQRLCLARGLAVDPEIILADEPTSALDPISSTVIEEKFVELKQNYTIVMVTHVLRQAKRIADNVVFMYMGEVIEQGTAGEVFENPKEEITKQYLKGIFN, from the coding sequence ATGGGCAATCCTTCAAAAATCAAAATACAAAACCTTGATTTGTTTATCGGGAAGCAGCAAATATTGAAAAATATCAATGCCGAAATTCCTGAAAAAAAAATTACGGTGATACTTGGTCCTTCGGGATGCGGCAAAACCACTTTGTTAAAGTGTATGAACCGCCTCACAGATTTGTATCCTGACATCAAAGTGAAAGGCAATGTTTTTATTGATGACATTGACGTGCTGAATACAAACGAAGATATCACCCGAATAAGGCAAAAAATGGGCTTGCTTTCGCAAAGGCCTTATCCACTGCCAATGAACATTTACAAAAATGTAGCTTACGGACTGCGCATCAGCGGAAGGCTGAACAAAAACATTTTAGATAAAAGGGTAGAAAACTATCTTCGACAGGCAAACCTGTGGGAAGAAGTGAAAGACAGGCTAAAAGACCCTGCTTCCAAACTTTCTATCGGGCAGCAGCAGCGGCTTTGCCTTGCACGCGGACTTGCCGTTGATCCGGAAATCATTCTTGCCGACGAACCTACCTCTGCACTTGATCCCATTTCAAGCACAGTAATTGAGGAGAAATTTGTGGAACTGAAACAAAATTACACCATCGTAATGGTTACTCACGTGCTGAGACAGGCAAAACGTATCGCCGACAACGTGGTATTTATGTACATGGGCGAAGTTATTGAGCAGGGAACTGCCGGGGAAGTGTTTGAAAACCCCAAGGAAGAAATCACAAAACAATACCTTAAAGGCATTTTTAATTAA